A region from the Mycolicibacterium litorale genome encodes:
- a CDS encoding phytanoyl-CoA dioxygenase family protein, giving the protein MLGANTAIVPRTVPASAPMEAILTKYQEDGAVIIEDFLTADQVRKLNADFDPHLVEVKPGGRKAEGAPVAFHGAQTKRMNRLPVISRTFREEVLDLDLLHDLCDAIFREDSGTYWVTTAQLIEIGPGNKPQTLHRDLENHPPFVRMGPSGPEVMVNFLIALTDFSEDNGGTRIIPGSHAWSDYTDRGNHDMTVPVAMKAGSALFFSGKVVHGGGSNRTADEFRRAIALPLQPSFLTPEEPYAFLLDLDTVRTLPARVQAILGFRSQHPNGAPGGVWFVDDGAELGDFLGL; this is encoded by the coding sequence ATGTTGGGAGCCAACACCGCAATCGTCCCCCGGACAGTGCCGGCCTCAGCGCCGATGGAAGCCATCCTCACCAAGTATCAGGAGGACGGGGCGGTCATCATCGAGGACTTTCTCACCGCCGATCAGGTACGGAAACTCAACGCAGACTTCGACCCGCATCTGGTCGAAGTGAAGCCCGGCGGCCGCAAGGCCGAAGGCGCACCCGTGGCCTTTCACGGGGCGCAGACGAAGCGGATGAACCGCCTGCCGGTGATCAGCCGGACGTTCCGGGAGGAGGTGCTCGATCTCGATCTGTTGCATGACTTGTGCGACGCCATATTCCGTGAGGACTCGGGTACCTACTGGGTCACCACCGCTCAGTTGATCGAAATCGGCCCGGGCAACAAGCCGCAGACTCTGCACCGTGACCTGGAGAACCACCCGCCGTTTGTGCGAATGGGACCATCGGGACCGGAGGTGATGGTCAACTTCCTGATCGCGCTGACCGATTTCAGCGAGGACAACGGTGGGACCCGAATCATCCCCGGCAGCCATGCGTGGTCGGACTATACCGACCGTGGCAACCACGACATGACGGTGCCGGTGGCGATGAAGGCCGGCTCGGCGCTCTTCTTCTCAGGGAAGGTTGTACACGGCGGGGGCTCGAACCGCACCGCCGATGAGTTTCGCCGCGCTATCGCGTTGCCGCTGCAGCCCAGTTTCCTGACCCCCGAGGAGCCCTACGCGTTCCTACTCGACCTCGACACGGTCCGCACACTCCCTGCGCGGGTTCAGGCAATTCTCGGCTTCCGGTCGCAGCACCCCAACGGCGCACCGGGCGGCGTCTGGTTCGTCGACGACGGCGCGGAGCTCGGCGACTTCCTCGGCCTCTGA